The following DNA comes from Novosphingobium sp. PP1Y.
GAATGTTGTCTTCAAGCACCCCGCCGACCGGCGGGACGAAGAACGGCCCGATCGCGGCCGGGGTCAGGTCGACCACCAGCTTGCCATCGGCCTGCAGGGCGGCATCGTGTTCCTTGTGGGCGTAGGCCGACGTCGCATCGAAGGCGATGCCGATTTCGGGGTAGACCGGCAGCTTGCGCAGCCCGTCGATTCCCTCGTGGGTCGTCATCACGCCGCGTTCGCGGGCCATGGCGAGCCCTTCCGAGGCCGGGTCGATCCCGACCACTGCTGCCAGTTCAAGACTATCGGACCCTTTGAGCAGCTTGATCATCAGGTCGGTTCCGATATTTCCGGAGCCGATGATGGCGCACTTCATCTTGGTCATGCTTCGATCTTCCCGTTAACCTGCGTCAGCCGGCTTCGGCGGCGAAAGCCGCCCGCACCGTACCGACCCCATTGATCCTCGCTTCCACGACATCGCCGCGCGCGACTCCCGCCATCGGCCCGAGCGCGCCGGACAGGATCACGTCGCCTTCAAGCAGCGGACGCCCCACCTTGGCCATCACCCGCGCCAGCCACAGCGCTGCGGTGATCGGGCTGCCGAGGCAGGCAATCCCCGCACCTACCGAGATCGGCTCGCCCTTCACTTCCATCACCATGCCGCATTCGCGCAGGTCGAGCGCCTCGAGCTTGCGCGGCACCGCGCCAAGCACGAACAACCCGCTCGAGGCGTTGTCGGCGACGGTGTCCCAGATCCGGATGTCCCAGTTGGCGACCCGGCTGTCGACGATCTCGATCGCGGGCACGAAATATTCGACCGCGCG
Coding sequences within:
- a CDS encoding 2-keto-4-pentenoate hydratase: MTTETKIDPKAIQQAAEQLRGAAASGKPVAPIRDLISAGGVDAAYAVQEINTRHALDSGRRLVGRKIGLTSLAVQRQLGVDQPDYGMLFSDMDVPEGFPISLDQVIQPKVEAEIAIVVGRDLPHPDLTTAEMIRAVEYFVPAIEIVDSRVANWDIRIWDTVADNASSGLFVLGAVPRKLEALDLRECGMVMEVKGEPISVGAGIACLGSPITAALWLARVMAKVGRPLLEGDVILSGALGPMAGVARGDVVEARINGVGTVRAAFAAEAG